The Methanobrevibacter sp. TLL-48-HuF1 genomic sequence CAATTTTGATTATGGGGATTCCCTTTTTAATTTTGGAATATGGTGTGGGATATAATTTCAAATCTTCTTTTCCAAAAGCGGTTAAAAGCATTTCAAATAAATGGGAGTATTTAGGTTGGTTTTTACCAGTAGCTGTTTTCATGATTCTTATTTATTATTCAGCTATTCTTGGTTGGGACGGATTTTATGTAATTATCTCAGCATTTAAAGGCTGGGGAGCTGATCCAAATGCCTATTTCACAGGCAGTTTCCTTCAGGCAAATGATACTTTAGGAGGTCTTGGTACTTTTGTGCCTTTTGTAGCTATTGCAATGCTTGTAGGATGGGTTATAATGTGGGTTATTTCCCATACTGACTTGGAAAAAGGTTTAGGTAGGGTTTCTAAAGTTTTAGTACCTTTATTATTTGCTATAATGATTTTTATTGTACTTTTCTCTTTAACATTACCTGGTGCAGGTATTGGACTTGCAGAGCTGTACAATCCTGACTGGAGTTTGTTGCTTAACTTCAATATTTGGATGGCTGCATTTGGTCAGATGATATTTTCATTAAGTTTAGGTATGTCTATTGCATTTACCTATGCAAGCTATACCAAGGATGATTCAGATTTGGTTTCCAATGCATTGTGGGTAACTGTAGCTAACTGCGGTTTTGAAAACTTTGCAGCTATTGGTGTGTTTTCAATTCTCGGATATATGTCACTTCAAAGCGGTGTGGCAGTGCCTGATTTGGTAACTCAGGGAACAGGTTTGGTATTTATTGTATATCCTACTGTATTTAATGTACTTGGAGATTGGGCTTCTGTAATTGGACCGTTATTCTTCTTTACAGTATATTTAGCTGGTCTGACAAGTATTTTATCAACAATTGAACCTTTATCATTTTCCATCCAAAACAAATTTGGCTGGTCACGTAATAAAACCATGACTGTTTTATGTGTCTTCGGTGCAGCGGTTTCAATGATTTATGCAACAGCTATGGGTTCATATATTCTGGGAATAGCCGATACATTTGTTAATCAGATAGCTATTTTAATTGGTGTTATATTTGAATGTATTGTATTTGCTTGGATATTTAAAGCAGAAAACATTATTCCTAAACTTAATGCAAAAAGCAAATCAATTAAATTAGGTAAATGGTGGCTTGTTGTAGTTAAATATGTATTGCCGATTTTCATTGCAATTGTATGGGTTGGAGGAATTTTAGAAGTTATCTCCTCAGGATCCATGTTGGAATTGGCTATTCTGGTTATTTTAACTGTAATCTTACTTGGTGCCACATTTATATTTACTAAACTGCCTGCAAAATCCGGCGAATGGGATGAAGTCAAACAGAGACTTTAATCCTATTTTAATTTTTTATTGAAGTGATATTATGGCAAATGAAAAAAATGAATGGGGAAGCAATATCTCATTTCTGCTGGCTATGATAGGTTCTGCAGTTGGACTTGGTAATATCTGGAGATTTCCTTATGTTCTCTATAGCAATGGTGGAGGAGCATTTTACATTCCATATATTACAGCAGTACTGATTTTAGGTATTCCATTTCTGATTTTGGAATATGGTGTTGGATATAATTTCAAATCTTCTTTTCCAAAGGCAATTAGAAGCATTTCAAAGAAATGGGAATATTTAGGCTGGTTTTTACCGGTAGCTATTTTTATGATTCTGGTTTATTATATTTCCATTCTCGGATGGGACGGATTTTATGTAATTATCTCTGCATTTAAGGGATGGGGAGCAGATCCCAACAATTACTTTACAAATACCTTTTTGCAATCAACAGAATCTGTCAGTGGTATTGCAACGATTGTGCCGATAATAGCTATATCAATTCTTGCAGGATGGTTTATATTGTGGTTTATTTCACACAGAAACCTGGAAGACGGAATAGGCAGGGTTTCAAAAGCACTGGTACCTCTGTTATTTATAATAATGATTGGTATCGTAATATTTTCATTGACATTACCTGGAGCAGGTATCGGACTTTCACAGCTCTTTAATCCTGACTGGAGTTTGTTAGGGGACTTCAATATTTGGATGGCTGCATTTGGTCAGATTATATTCTCCCTAAGTTTGGGAATGTGTATTGCATTTACCTATGCCAGCTATGCTCAGGATGACTCTGATCTGGTTTCAAATGTTTTGTATGTTGCAGTGGCAAACTGCGGTTTTGAAAACTTTGCAGCTATTGGTGTGTTTTCAATTCTCGGATATATGTCACTTCAAAGCGGTGTGGCAGTACCTGATTTGGTAACTCAGGGGACAGGTTTGGTATTTATTGTATATCCTGAAGTATTTAATGTGCTTGGTGGTATAGCTAATATTATCGGACCGTTATTCTTCTTTACAGTATATTTGGCTGGTATAACAAGTGTTTTAGCATTGCTTGAACCGGTATCTGTATCTATTCAAAATAAGTTTGGCTGGTCACGTAATAAAACAGTAACTGTTTTATGTATTATTGGTGGAGCCTGTTCAATGATTTATGCAACAGCTATGGGTTCATATATTCTGGGAATAGCCGATACATTTTTAAATCAGATAGCTCTGCTAATTGGTGTTATATTTGAATGTATATTGTTTGCATGGATATTTGATGCAAGTAAAATCATTCCATCACTTAATAAAAATAGTAAAACCTTAAAAATTGGTAAATGGTGGATAGTTGCAATTAAATATATCATTCCGATTGTTTTAGGATTTGTATGGATTGGTGGGTTGTTTGGAGTTATATCTTCAGGTTCAATTGTAGAATTAAGTATTTTAGCTATTTTAGCTATTCTTTTAGTTAGTTTCACTATTATACTTAAGAAATTACCTGCAAAATCCAAAGATTGGGATGAAACACAGCAAAGACTTTAATGTCTTTTTCTTTTTATTTTATTTTTTTAAACTTCCTGTTTTATAAATTAAAGAGTTATTTTTTAACTTTATATAATTTTTAATAATTAATAATTCTAATTTTTTAAAATTAACTAATTAAGCTTTGTTTTATAAGTTATTGGAAGTGGATTATTATTTTGGTATTTTAAACTTCTATATTTTCCTATTTTGTATAAATTGAATGAATAGCTAAAATGTCAATTTTGACATGTAAAATAATGAACATTAATTAAAATTATCTTTAATTTTTGTACAGTTAACTATAAATAAAACAAAGTCATTAAATAATTATTGTGAAATTATGATAGTGATTTTACTGGAGTTTCACAAAAATCTAAACATTTAAAAAATCTATTATTGGAGGCAAATTCAATGGATGTAGAATTTGAATTTAGCTTTGAAGAGGATGGATTTATGATTTATGTTAAACAAATCAATTAATTAATTTACTGGCTGTTTAAAATAATTAAATATCAAATTCACCTGTTGTGTTTAGTTATATGATGATGGTAATATGTTTACCATTATTATCTTTCTCTTATTTTTCTTTTTGGTGCTGTTTAAAAAATTTATTTTTCAGGTTAATAAAATATAGAAGTTATATATATATCTTAAAAGACATATATAATTGTATAATTTTAGATTTATTGTTTAAATTAGTATATTGGTGTTAAAATGAATTTTTTAAAAGTATTAGTAATAGCTAGTCTATTATTCATCTTTTGTGGTTCAGTTTATGGTGTTAATGAAGCAGATTCTTTAGATATTCAGGGAGTGGATGTTGATGGGAATTCAGATACAGTTATTGTTGAAAATGCTAATTTAACTTACGATAAACTTATCATAAATGATAATGGTGAAGAAGTCGTTATTGGAGATAATTCTATTTGGGATATTCCAATTAAAGAAGGTCCTATTGTAGAAAATGATAATACGTCTGTTCCAGATATTAGTTTAAAAGACGAAAATGGTAATGATATGTCTTTTAATAATCCTGCAGATGTATTTATCAATGAATCCTTTAACTTTCAAATGGTATTTAAGAATTTAGGAGATGCTACTGGATTTCAGCCTTATGTTCAGCTAATAGCTCCTGAAGAATTAACACAATTTACCGTTTCATTTTCTAATAGAAATATAGTTCCGATAAAAGTTGGAGTATTTGATGAAAGTACTTATAATAATGCAACAGGTTTATATACATTAATTGATCCATTTACTAAAAAAGAAGTACATGGTCCTGTAAACAGTACTTTTTATATTCTTCAGTATCCTTTAGGTAGTTTCCCGGTTGATGCTCCAGATGCTGTTTTAAATGTTACTTCAAGTATTGGGGCTTTGGAGATAGGAAAATTACTTAATTTCACTGTTACTCCTGTATTTAGATATGGGAACGGTCATATTGATGATCCGGTGAATTATCCTCCAATTTATGGAGAAACTGTCACAGGCTGGGTAAATCCGGTTGTTGTTAAAATAGATAAAGATTCAAACCTTCATGAAGATGAAACTGCTACAGGTTCAAATTTCCCATTTGAGTATTATGTAAATATTAACATAGCTAATGGTGCAAAAATTGAAAATATCACTATTGCAGATGTACTTCCATCTAATATAATGTATTTGGGCAGTCTGGTTTTATATGACTCCAAAGGAAAAATCATAGATTTCAGTTTATATACTGTTGAAAAACCTGACGGTAATAAAACTGGCGGAAAAATAATTTTAAAATTAAAAGAAGCTACTGGAGATTTAAGTGGTACAAGTCTTAGTTTAAGGTATAAAGCATATGCTCCGGAATTTGATAATAGTACAGATGATAATATAACCATTATTGATTCTGAAACTGGTGTAAGTACTGTTGCTAAAAATACTGTAAATATGGATTATACTTATGATAATAATACTTATGATGTATCTGATAGTTATAATGTATATTTAAAATCATTAGCTACTCAAAAATATGCAGAAATTTTAAGCACACCTATTGATGGAACATATACTGTTGTTCCTCATAATTCAATTAATTATAAAGTTGATTTTGAGATTTCTGATTACTTTGCTTTTGATAATTTAGTAATTTATGATAAATTTGACACTCATAAAGTAGGTTCAGCTCAAAAGTTCTTAACTGAGAATAAACCTGTTTTATCAGTTTATGGAAAAACATATGAATTAAATGAAAGTTATTACAATGTTGTTTCTTTAGGAAGCATTGATAAATCAGTTACATTTTACATTTCAAAATTCCTGAAAGATAACAATATAAGTACAAGCTTAACAGGCGGATATTATACAAACAGAAGTATTAATGAAGGTGCAATGGTAGGATCTTTGAATTTTGCTACAAAAGTTATTATTTATTATTCAAACGGATCTTCTGTTGTATCAAATGATTTAGTTATTAATCATATTAAAACATCAGCTGATGTTTTAAATACAACCAATACGGTTTCTGATAGCAGTTATACACAATTAAAAGTTCCAAGTGTCACACTTAAGAAAGATATTGTTGCAGTCAATGGTGAAATCATAAGTCCTGCTGATTTTTATAAAGTTTATCCTGGTCAGAACATAACTTTTGCATTGGATATTTATTTCCCTACAGGTTCTGTACATGATTTTGCTGTTACTGATTATTTACCAATTCCATTATTTAACTTAAAAGGATTTAATTTAGTTAATTCTACTACTGGAGTAATTCCTGAAGGTGGATACTGGGCTTATGCAAACAATAGTGGATTTTTATATGATGAAAACACCGGCAAAGTTATTATTCCTAAAATTAATATAGATAATTTCAATAATGCAATTTCATTTAGTTTTGGAAATACTTTGGATAACCTGGCTAATCCGGTGAATGTTAAATTATGGCTGACAGTTCAGGTATCCTCAGAACCTATGGCGGATCAGCTTAATTTAGCTAATCTTGCTGAAATGAAATTTAAAGATTCTGTTGATGTAATATATGCAAGTTCAAATATTGTACTGATGCTTACTAATGAACCTGAATTGGAAATTACAAAGCATGTAAATGATACAAAAATTTTAGAAAATATTGAAAATGCAACTGATGTTAAATATAATATAACTATAACTAACACAGGTCATTCTACTGCTTATGATATAATTGTAGCTGATGATTTTGTTAACAAAACAACTTCAAATGGAATTACAAAAGCAGATGTCAAAGCTGTTAGTTTAGTTTACTCAAATGGAACTGTTGTTGATATTACTGCATTTAAAGATGACTTATTTACAAAAGGATATATGATATCTCAATTAGCTCAAAACACTTCTTGCAGTATTATATATACTGTCAGGTTTAGTGAATATTTAATCCCAAAGGAAAGTATTGTTAACAATGTATGGATTACAAACTTTGCAGCATATCCTAATAGTACAAACTTTGCAAATAACAAAGATAAGTATAGGGATAATGCAACTATTATAGCTAAAGGATTAGAAATTACAAAAGACTTCATTGGATCTAATGTTACTGACAATACTAATATGCTATTTGTTGGTGAAATAGGTATTTATAGAATAACCGTAAACTTCCCAGACTTAAGGATTCCAAACTTAGTTATTAAAGATACTTCATATGGAATTAAGTATACTAACTTTACAATAACTACTAGTGAGGGTGTGGTTATTCCTGAATATGCATATACAGTAACTTATACTCCAAGTACTACTCATCCTGAAAAAAGTTATTTAACCATTAACTTTAATGGTGATATTATACCAGATTATACTAAAAATAATCAATTAATTATTAATGCATATTATACTGTTGTTAATAATGAAAATGTTATTCCGATTGGTGCAGATAGTGCAACAACTAGTAACTATGCAAGTATTACTTGGACAAATAATACATTAACTTCTAACACTGTTTATGTTAATGTATATCAACCTAAAATAGACATAAGTAAAATATTTGAACCTAATATAGTTCAAGGTAATGATGAAGCTAGTTTCACAATTACTATAACTAACACTGGTAAAGGTACTGCTCATAATACTACTATTACAGATGATTTAACAGAATTTATCAAAACCTTTGTAAATAGTAGAAGTGATATAGGTGTAACTATACTAAAAGGCAATGAAACAGGTAAAATTATTTTCAGTTGGAATAATGATATAGCTGTTGGAAAATACGACATTTTAAAAGTTACTGATACTCTTCCAGAGGGTTTAAAATACATTGATGGTTCAATTGTAGTTTACAAAGGAAATACTCAAAATAAAGCTATTGAAGGTAAGGATTATACTGTAACTGTAAATGGAAATATTGTGGAATTAACATTTGCTTCTGAATTTGCAGATGAAATTATTAAAGAATATGGCGGTCAATTCCATGCATTTTTAAATGCTACTGTTTTGAATGTTAACAATAACAAAGCAGGTGCTGTTAAAACTAATAAAGCAGTACTTACTTGGAATGATCATGAATCTGTATCTAATGCAGCTGTTAGTGTTGTTGAACCGGTCATAGATATTACTAAAAACTTCAATGTAGATAATGTTATTGGTGGAGATGTACTATACTTTGATATTACTGTAACTAACAATGGTCAGTCCCCATTATTTAATGTAACACTTAGTGATGATTTAAGTGATCTGATTAACAAGTTTGTCAGTGGCAGTGTCAATGTTACATCTGGTGGTGTTATTGTAACTCCAACATGGGATAACAATATTGTAAGCATAAATATTGCTGAACTTGGTATAGGCAAATCATTAACTTATAGATTTACATTTAAAGTAAGGGAAGATGTAGTCATAGGCAGTACTTATACTAACATAGCTAATGTTATCGGTTACTCTGCACTTTCTAATGGTAGAAATTATACTGATACTGCAAAAGACAGTTTCACTACTGAACTTCCTGTAATTACTAAATGGGTTGTTGATTCATCTATTGATAATGGTAGGGATAATGTAACTATCGGTGAAAAGGTAATTTATGGTGTTAATGTATCTTTGCCTGTTGGTAATTATACTAAATTGGTGATTAAGGATACTTTGCCTCAGGGATTTGAGTATATTGGTGCAGATGCATTTTATGCAAATGGTACAAAATTAGTAAATGGCAAAGATTGGACTGTAAATGTAAATAATTATGATATAACTATTACAGTCAATAATGTTCATTCTAGTGATTTTGCAAATGGTATTTTATCTATTAATTTAACTGCCAGACCTACAATATTTGATCCGTCCAATAAGGCAGGTGCTGTAAAAGTCAATAATGTGGAATTGTTCTTAAATGATAAGACTATGGGTAAGTCTAGTGCAAAGGTTACAATTGTAGAACCTACAGCAGACATTACTAAAAAATTCAATGTAACTGAAGTTGAAGGTTTAGATCATGTTTCATTTGATGTAATTGTTAAAAACAACGGTAAAACTCCATTATTTAATGTAACTATCTTTGATGGGTTAGATGACTTTGATTTATTTATTGGTCAGACACCGGGTGAAGATAATGTGGTTATTAAAGTAACTGATGCTGATGGAAATCCAATTGATGCTAAAATCAAATGGATTGGTTCTCATGTTGAAATTGATGTGGCTCAGTTAAATCCTGGAGATATAATTCATGCAAAATATTCATTTGTTATAAGGTCAGATATCCAAATTGGAAGTCAATATGTAAATATGGCTAATGTTGTCGGATATTCCGCACCTGATCACGGTAGAAATTACTATAATTATGATGAAGACACTTTAAAAACTAAACTTCCTGTAATTACTAAATGGGTTGTTGATTCATCTATTGATAATGGTAGGGATAAGGTAACTATCGGTGAAAAGGTAATTTATGGTGTTAATGTATCTTTGCCTGTTGGTAATTATACTAAATTGGTGATTAAGGATACTTTGCCTCAGGGATTTGAGTATATTGGTGCAGATGCATTTTATGCAAATGGTACAAAATTAGTAAATGGCAAAGATTGGACTGTAAATGTAAATAATTATGATATAACTATTACAGTCAATAATGTTCATTCTAGTAGCTTTGCAAATGGTATTTTATCTATTAATTTAACTGCCAGACCTACAATATTTGATCCGTCCAATAAGGCAGGTGCTGTAAAAGTCAATAATGTGGAATTGTTCTTAAATGATGAAACTATGGGTAAGTCTAGTGCAAAGGTTACAATTGTAGAACCTACAGCAGACATTACTAAAAAATTCAATGTAACTGAAGTTGAAGGTTTAGATCATGTTTCATTTGATGTAATTGTTAAAAACAACGGTAAAACTCCATTATTTGAAGTGACTATTATTGATGATTTGGAAGACCTTGCTTCATTTATTGGTCAGACACCGGGTGAAGATAATGTGGTTGTCAAAGTAACTGATGCTGATGGAAATCCAATTGATGCTAAAATCAAATGGATTGGTTCTCATGTTGAAATTGATGTGGCTCAGTTAAATCCTGGAGATATAATTCATGCAAAATATTCATTTGTTATAAGGTCAGATATCCAAATTGGAAGTCAATATGTAAATATGGCTTATGCTGTCGGATATTCCGCACCTGATCACGGTAGAATTTACTATAATGAAAGTAAAGATACTTTAAAAACTAAAATGCCGACTATTACTAAATTAGTAATTGGAACCACACTTGGCAATAAAGACGGCAACATATTTACACCAACTATTGGTGAAAATGTAACTTATCAAATTATGGTAAAGTTACCTAAAGGTAATTACACTAATTTGCAGGTTAAAGATATCCTTCCACAAGGATTTGAATATCTTGAAAATTCAGTTATTTTATCAAATGGTACTTTAATCAGTGATGTCAGTGTAAATGGAAACCTTGTAACTATAAACTTTGGAAATACTACATCTTACAAATATTCTGACAACATTATATTTAATTTATCTGCTGTTGTCTTAAATGATCAATCTAACAAAGCACAATCTATTAAATCTAATAATGTTGAATTATATTTAAATGATAATAAAATAGATAATTCTAATGCACAAGTTAAAATAGCTGAACCTAATATAAGTGTTGTTAAAACATCAGATAAACAAAAATATGAATACTATGAAAATGCAACTTATTCAATTGTAATTACAAATAATGGAAATGGAATGGCATATAATATTACAATTAAAGATGTGCTGCCATTAGGTTTAAAATACTCTGGTATTAATTCAACTTCTAAATCAAATGGATGGGTTGTTAAATTCGATGAAAATACACGAACATTTACAATTACTGGTCTTAATTTAACTGTTGGTGACAAATTCACTTTTACATATCAAGTTTCATTTGCTGAATGGGAGATAGATGGAGTAAAATACTCACCAATTGGCCAAAACTTTATAAACTCAGTTGATGTAGCTTATGTTTCAATTAATGGAACAAATCCAAATAATAGGACATACACTACTCAAACAACCAAAGAAGTTCATGTTACTGAAGCTGATCTTAGTGTAGTTAAAAACTGTAATAATGAAGTAGTTATAGCTGGTGAAGATATTTACTACACAATTATAATTACAAATAACGGACTAGACACTGCTCAAAATGTTAAATTAAATGAATATTATCATTCAGAATATTTAACTAATTTAGAATACTCTTTAGATGGTAAAACTTGGAATGTTTACACTAATCCTATTGATTTAGGAAGTATCAATTCTAAAGCTTCTAAAACTGTTTATATTAGAGGATATTTAGATGGAAGTATTGTTGATGATACAATATTAAACAATACTGTCAGAGTCAACACAACCACTGGTGAATTAAAACTTGATGATAATGAAGCTACAAACATTAAAAATGTTACTACATTAGCTGAATTACATATTACTAAAATCAATATTACTGAAGCAATTGCTGGTAAAATTATTAAATACGAAATAGTAATTACTAATAATGGACCTTCATATGCACGTGATATTATTTTAACAGATATTTATAATAATTCCGAATTAACTAATATGTTGTATTCTTTAGATGGTCAATCATGGACTCGTTATGATGCTTCTATTAATATTGGAACATTAGCTAATGGTCAAAGTAAAACAATATTATTTGAAGGATTTATTAAAACAACTATTCGTGGAAATATAGTAAATAAAGCTATTATTAATTCTACAACAAAATTAAGAGAAAACAGTACTTTAGAAGATGATGTTACTGTAAATGTTAAAGGAGACACTACATTAGATATCACAAAAGTAGTTAATACTGCTCTTGTAAATCCTGGAGATGTAATTAAATATACTGTTCAAATAACTGCTGGAGGATTGTCAGATTCTTTAGATGTTATTTTAACTGATAAATTAAGTGAAATATTCTTTGATGTTAATAAGGCAACTTACTCTATAAATGGAATAGATAAAGGTGTTTGGATAGGAAGTGTAAACTTAGGAACTCTCTCTTCTGGAACGACTGTTAATGTGGTAATTACAGTTCCAGTCAAAGCATATGTTGATGTTGGAAAATTAAACAGCATTACAAACTTTGCATCTGTAATTAATTCAGATAACAAAACAGCTAATGATACAAACATTGTTCCAATTAATGTAATTGATTTAGCAATTAACAAAACAGCTAATCATCAAAATAAAACATATAATTATGGAGATAATGTTGAGTATGTTATTGAAATTATTAACAATGGTCCTGGAATAGCTACTAATATTATAGCTACTGACAACTTACCAGAAGGATTGGAATTTATTAATGCTAATGTTCCTGGTGGATGGACTCTTAGTATATCCAATAATAAAATCACAATAAATGGTGAAAAACTAGCTAATGGCGAAAAAGTTTTAATTACTCTTATAGCAAAAGCTGCAAAATCAAATGTAACTATTATAAACGATATTAAAGTTAATGGTACTGGATTTGATTCAAACATCTCAAATAATAATGATTCTGAAACAATTAAAGTAACTCCTTTAGTTGATTTGGCTATTACAAAAGTAGTTGATAATGCAAATCCATTATATGGCTCAATAATAACTTACACAATCACTGTTGTTAATAATGGTCCTGATGCATCTACAGATGTTGTTGTTAAAGATATTTGGCCGGCAAATGGTTTAAAATTCATAACATCAACAGGTACATATGATTCCGCTACTGGAATTTGGAATGTTGGTGAATTAGGTTCTAATGAAATAGCTACTCTTACAATTACTGCTGAAACAATAGCTATTGGCAAATTTGAAAACAATGTATCAGTTAATGGCACTGGTTATGACAGTAACCTTTCAAATAACAATGCAAGTGTTAATATAACTGTTCCGGATTGTGTAATCTTAAATATTACTAAAGTAGTTACTGATGGAGTAATATCTGAAAAACCATATAAAGAGGTTATTGCTGGTGAAAAAATAACTTATACTGTAATTGTATCTAATTATGGTCCTTCTGTAGCAACTAATGTTTATTTAACTGATTTATTCAATGCTGATGAATTGCTTAACATGGAATATAATTCAAACGGCAACTGGGTAAAATATAATAATGGAATTGCACTAGGTGACATTGATGTAAATGAAGCAGTAATGATTCTGTTTAGAGCAACTGTAAATCACTCTACAAGAGGATTAATTAACAACACTGTTAGAATCACAACTGACATAAAAGATGCAAGAGGTAACTTTGAAGCTAATGAAACAGTCAAAGCTATTGATAACTCAACTTTAGTTATTAATAAAACTTCAAATGTTGATGCTATTAATCCTGGAGATTTATTCAATTATACAATTGTAATTACTGCTGAAGGTTCATCTGATTCATTAGGAGTTATTTTAACTGATAAATTAGATCAAAGCTTATTGGATGCTCAAAATGCTGTTTTCTATGTAAATGGAAATTATGTAGGAAAATGGAACGGTTCATATAATATTGGAACTTTAAAAACAGGAAATTCAGTAACTGTAACTATTGAAGTTAAAGCATTAAACAGTGCAAATAAAGATATATTTAACAAAGCTATTGTTGAAAATGAGGAAGGATTCATTAATGAATCTAATAAAACAGTTCATGTAAATACTGTTGATTTAGCTATTAACAAAACATCAGATAAAGTGATTTACAAATATTTAGACAATGTAATTTATACAATTGTTGTAACAAATCATGGTCCAGATGATTCATTTAATGTTACTGTTCGTGATATGTTGCCAAATACTTTAAGATTTATTAGTGCAAGTGGAAATTATAATCCTGTAACTGGAATTTGGTTTATTGGTCATTTAGCTAAAGGTCAAAGTGCAACTTTAACTATAACAGCACAAGCAATCTTCCCTGGAATTATTACAAATAATGCAAATGTAACTGGTAGCGGTTATGATGTAAATTTAACTAATAACCATGATAATATTACAATAACAGTTCCGGATTGTGTAATATTAAATGTAAACAAAGTAGCTATTGGCGGTGTTATTAACATTACTGGCGGTATTAAAAATGTAGTTGCTGGAGAAGAAGTTATTTATCAGGTACTTGTATCAAACCAGGGTCCTTCAACTGCAGCTAATGTGGTTTTAACTGATAATTATCAAACTAAAGATTTAACTGTTGTAGCATACTCTTTAGATAATATTACGTGGATTCCATATACTAAAGGAGCTAAAATTAATTTAGGTGATATGAATTCTGGAAGCAGCATAATTGTTTACTTTAAAGCAAT encodes the following:
- a CDS encoding sodium-dependent transporter, whose protein sequence is MAKTKDKNEWGSNLSFLLAMIGSAVGLGNIWRYPYVLYSNGGGAFFIPYIVAILIMGIPFLILEYGVGYNFKSSFPKAVKSISNKWEYLGWFLPVAVFMILIYYSAILGWDGFYVIISAFKGWGADPNAYFTGSFLQANDTLGGLGTFVPFVAIAMLVGWVIMWVISHTDLEKGLGRVSKVLVPLLFAIMIFIVLFSLTLPGAGIGLAELYNPDWSLLLNFNIWMAAFGQMIFSLSLGMSIAFTYASYTKDDSDLVSNALWVTVANCGFENFAAIGVFSILGYMSLQSGVAVPDLVTQGTGLVFIVYPTVFNVLGDWASVIGPLFFFTVYLAGLTSILSTIEPLSFSIQNKFGWSRNKTMTVLCVFGAAVSMIYATAMGSYILGIADTFVNQIAILIGVIFECIVFAWIFKAENIIPKLNAKSKSIKLGKWWLVVVKYVLPIFIAIVWVGGILEVISSGSMLELAILVILTVILLGATFIFTKLPAKSGEWDEVKQRL
- a CDS encoding sodium-dependent transporter → MANEKNEWGSNISFLLAMIGSAVGLGNIWRFPYVLYSNGGGAFYIPYITAVLILGIPFLILEYGVGYNFKSSFPKAIRSISKKWEYLGWFLPVAIFMILVYYISILGWDGFYVIISAFKGWGADPNNYFTNTFLQSTESVSGIATIVPIIAISILAGWFILWFISHRNLEDGIGRVSKALVPLLFIIMIGIVIFSLTLPGAGIGLSQLFNPDWSLLGDFNIWMAAFGQIIFSLSLGMCIAFTYASYAQDDSDLVSNVLYVAVANCGFENFAAIGVFSILGYMSLQSGVAVPDLVTQGTGLVFIVYPEVFNVLGGIANIIGPLFFFTVYLAGITSVLALLEPVSVSIQNKFGWSRNKTVTVLCIIGGACSMIYATAMGSYILGIADTFLNQIALLIGVIFECILFAWIFDASKIIPSLNKNSKTLKIGKWWIVAIKYIIPIVLGFVWIGGLFGVISSGSIVELSILAILAILLVSFTIILKKLPAKSKDWDETQQRL